The Melanotaenia boesemani isolate fMelBoe1 chromosome 11, fMelBoe1.pri, whole genome shotgun sequence genome includes the window ATATTATCCAAGCTGGAAAACTAAATTATTGTTaccatttattctgttttctctaTCACATGCAGTACAGAAAGCTAGTGTGTCTAAGCAATCAAAGTACATTGCACTTACTCAAATCCGTAAACTTTGAGATGAAGTAATGATGATTTCGTGTCTCACAACAAGCTTGAGATAGGTATAGCAGAAGTTGTGTTTCTGATCAGACATGTTTATTTTGAATGTCAGATTTCAATGGAAAGTGGTAACAATCCACTTTCTGTTTGTCTCAGTCTCTCAATAAAAAGCAAGACAGATCATGAAGTCAGGGAGTAGCCTATGTTAATGGTAGGAGGGGTATCTTATCAATGTTGTGCACATGTGGAATCGGCCTCATGCAGTAGAGGGTGTGTATATTCAATTACTCCTTTGTGGGATTGATTACTAAACAGTCATAGCAACAGAACTGATAAAGTTGGAATGATAAGACACAATCTGTAGTAATGGTTTGAATGGCTACACTAGTCAAggcttcttattttttattgccTCAGTTGATTGTAGTAGTGATGTATAAACCATGCATACCACATATACACTGCCTTAAGCTTTGCTTTTAGATTCAGCTGTAGAaaatttgactttgactttatttaaattaattgctAAAAACTTTATTATAATTAATCTTGCGTGCTTCTTCTAAACTATTCCCGAGTTGTTTTCTCCCTGCTTGTTCtaaattttttaacaaatcCTTACCAGAACCCAACAACCACACTTTGTTAAAGATGATACCAAAATCAGTATAAATATGATAATAATCTATTGgaaaattaacatttaacagCTGAAAGATGAAGGTGTATTTTGTGGTTATTGTGGGATTTTTTACCATCAGATCCCATTTTAAACGAACAGATTATTTTTCTCAACATTTTATCTGGGTTTAGTTAAGAAAGAAATATGCACCAGGTACTCATAAAGATACTGTTAAAAATAGACTCAAGTCATTGGATACTTGTGGTGCTGTTTAGCTTAAACAGTGTATCCACAACAAATTGATATTATCGCTGCAGCCAGGTCTGTCCAGGCTTAATGTATTCCCACCTCATgggaaaagactaaaaaaatgtCTATGTCAATGTGTCTGTTCGATGTAAAGCAGAGTAACTTCTGGACATAAATGCAGGCAAATAAGCTTGAAGCATAAACCATACCATACTTTTGTGTGCCCCATTTTCCCAAATCTATGTTATCGGAAGTGTAATTGATATTTTTTTGTCAAACCCAAGGAAGGAAACACAGGCTAACATGCTGACCAAGATAGACATGGCCTATCTCCCTAGCCAGCCCCAGATCtccacacaaataaaaacatgctttgTGTTATCCAGATAACTTGGCATGGTGGAGTTAAACAAAGGGCTGCCACAGCCTCCACACCAGCCTGGAAGAGACACACATCAATCAGACAGAATCTCACAAAGGCCAGGAACACTGAGTGTTAGATCAAAGTGACAGCATTACATTATGGCGAGAAATCATGATTTGAACTTACGGATCACTTTAAAGCCGTGCAGTTGCTGTCATGCACTAAATGTGAGACCACAAATGGATGCACTAACTATTATACAACCTATTTAAATAGGAACAATATTAAGTGATGCTTAAGACTaaatgctatttatttatttgtttttttgtttttcagacaaGGATGCAGAGCCTGCAGCCAGACCCTAATGCACAATACAAAAGTGTGTATGAAGCCCTGAAAAGGATTGTCAAGACAGAGGGGGTCTTCAGACCTCTGAGGGGCCTCAACATCACCATGATGGGAGCAGGGCCAGCTCATGCTCTCTACTTTGCCTGTTATGAACGGGTGAAGCGTTCTCTTAGTGACATCATTCAGAGTGGAGGCAACAGCCACATAGCCAATGGTACGAACTTCCATGTCTCAGCACAAATCTCTTGAATGTCATACCAGCTATTTTTACAGTAGACCAAGCAACACAGTGTGGAGGAGTGTAGTTGGGATAGTTCAGATCCTGTTTACAAAGCTATGACAAGTGTGTCCCAGATATGAAAAATCCTGTCTGGGATATGCAATTGTAAacttgtggggtttttttttcctctttttttttcttttcatccttaGACAGGAAGAGGTTGTTAATTCCACACAATCTCTCCTAAATGTCTGTCCCATATTTGTGAGAAATTACATTATTAAAATGACTATGAGCTCTGTCAACAAGCTCTGTTCATGTTGTAACAGGTGTGGCGGGAAGTATAGCTACAGTTCTCCATGATGCAGTCATGAATCCAGCTGaaggtaagaaaaaaatctttatggtTCTTCCATTTGCACTAAAATTTAACTTTGATGAGACAGTAGGTGCGTTTTCtattacccctagaattgtgcaaaaactaaatatcgtaataagaaaacagtaatggaaacacctacatttaaaaaaaacctcaaatatcgttaaaaagtttttacgcttTCatatagggctgcaactaatgactattctgatagtcgattagtcaccgactattaaatcgaccaatcggattatgtatctcatgattattatatatggatcttatttcactttcagctttgaaatcttgcatgaggttgttaagtaagtccgacgtgcctcctctttaaatgttcgagcattgcagacgtacttccgtggtacacaaggtccgctttacaaatctcacatgtatttaatttattttgtaagtttaacgtgaagttatcccagacttttaacgttctctgccgtggttttcctccctggtccgccaccatatttttcccctggcggactttattgcgcatgtgcaactctcagcagagataaaaaacagaagacgatgtctcactctatattttttccccctctttgcgcatgtgcattgtgcaactctcagcagagataggattagaagatgatgtctcactctctagttttttttttttttgccgacaatagtcaacggctaaattcgttgtcgactatttttattgtcgactattgtcgacaacgtcgactaatcgtttcAGCCCTACTCTCATATGGTGCtttttcagacgtgtcgatataaaagtatatcgcaaaagtgtaatggaaacaatTTTTTCGCATTTACACGTCCCCGGATGTGACGTAaagggtcacgtgaccagttcatttcaaataaagacgGCACGGTATGAGTAGACACAGGAAGAGAcgaaaatctttttacaaacaattaaagaaaaaatttaactgccatccttgatagcaaacaacatcaaaatgcaaaagttttacaaataattcgaaatcttcttcctcctcaaagtggagtctcatGGGGCAAGGTTTTACGAGAATAATGGttaatgcgctaaacaccattcaatagaaacacctgcaaatcgcaattgctctttgttgaaattttaaaaatattgctgttgttttgtgaaacagtgtaatggaaacgcagatAGTTTTCAATGAAAGTgagtcctttttttctttaaaaaaaaaaaaagagaaatatgttatttctctctctcttgaagaactgtaaacaaacacatttagaaaactttatttcaagTAGAGGCACCAAAGCAGAACAAATCTAAATAAAGCAATCATTGATACCCAAGTTAGAAAGttggttaaaataaaagaaaaaataaaagaaaaaaaattgagcaCTTATCTAATTTCCAATTAGCCTAATTACACGAAGATGGTTATAATGTGGCCTGAGAGCTTTCGAACTTTCGTACTTTTGGACCTGTgtggtgtgtttgtttgcacGTCGTCCTTGCAGAGGCATGTCCTGACTGAAGTATTacaacctcttttttttttccaaaaatgggaaaaaatacAGGAAGATTTATGACAAGCTCAAAAATCTGTGGTAATCAGGACTTACTGCATGCGCTTTGGAAACCCTGTTCAGAGCTGAAACAGCTGCGCTCCAAAAGTGACACCACGGTCCGAGCACTACTTCCACTACTAAAGCATCATGTCCAGAATCTCCTGTAATTAGAAGTACAATGACTTTTTAACAGCAAATCCAAACAGTTGGTTTTTACTTACAAACAGTACACTACTGCTTGATATAGAAGGAATACAGTTTTGAATGAGCAACATAATATCGAGTTATTCGAGCTTTAAATGATCCATTCAGTGGTGTCTTCTTTTCTGATTTATAAGGTATAAACATTTGTCATTAACAAACTGATACTACTACTAATGAGTGCATCTGAATAGTGGTCATTTATTCTTGTTGACCAGATAAAGCATGCAAAATGTAAGTTACTGCACAGCTGAAACCATCAGCAGCTGCTTGCTCCAAATTGCAGCCATTTTGGAAAATCAACCAGAATTCAAtaagttttgttcttttatttcctcAGTGATAAAGCAAAGGATGCAAATGTACAACTCTCCATATCGAGGACTTTTGGACTGCGTTCGAACAATAACGCACACTGAAGGTGTTGGAGCCTTCTACCGCAGCTACAGCACACAACTGACCATGAACATCCCCTTCCAGGCTGTTCACTTCATCACGTATGAACTCATGCAGGAGCAGATAAACCCCCACAGGCATTACAACCCCAGCAGCCACATAGTGTCAGGAGCAGCAGCGGGAGCCGTTTCTGCTGCAGTAACCACTCCGCTTGACGTTTGTAAAACACTGCTCAACACACAAGAGAATGTAGCGCTGAACTCCATGAACATCAGCGGACACTTAACAGGAATGGCCAACGCCTTCAGGACAGTGTACCGGCTCGGTGGTCTGCCAGCCTTTTTCAAAGGGGTCCAAGCTCGGGTCATATACCAGATGCCTTCAACTGCCATTGCTTGGTCAGTGTATGAGTTCTTCAAATACTTCCTAACAAAGCAGCAGCTAGAACAAGAGGCGGGATCTGGGCccctgtaatggaaaatttgtTGGAGCTACACATATCGTGCCAGAAAGAGAACTTTAGCctagaagtgtgtgtgagtcaCAGTGGTTTAACAAGCACTGATGAGGAAATAGCACGGGTCTGTGTGTTGTAAGGAAATCAGAGCGGAGGTGTGGCAGAGAATGGCACTCCTCACAGTTCATTTATTATCCAGTTCTCTGTGTATTTTTAAGCTTTCGCACGACCATGTTATCCAACAGAGATGgccagactagtttctttctcttcctccatTGCATCAACCACAACTCTTTTCCGAGCTCTTTGTCTACACGTTGTGGCCACATGATGAAGTTATCGCAAACAATgtttatatttctaaatattgTAACTGCAGATGGGACAGTTGTGTTTATCAAGTGCCTCATAAATATCAACActgtctttccttttttatattttactcttCTGTTCTTGACATAGGAAATATTTGTATATGAGTCTTTACAAATCAAAATCTTGACATGATTAACTTAGCGCTATCTccctcttttaaaaatattatcttTACACCTTTGATCTGGCTTCACCCAGCAGtaattaatgttttgtgtgCATTTAGTACTGAATaccactttttgtttttccttttgagggaccctcttctctctaaatGAAGATGTGTCGACCGTAACGGTCCAGTTATTTGCCTTGTTAAAGTGCAGCTCCTGAATCACGCACAAACTTTAGCTGTTGCAGAACAAAGGCAACTAGCTTATTTGCATCCATGACATCAACAAAACTGATATTGACATTTTCCTGGGAAAATGTCTTTATGCTGGGCCAAATGTGGACCAGACAAGGCTGTTACTTGAGTGTCTCAACCTTCTTGTGCTTATTTTTTCTGTGATACCTTTGTGtgggccattttgtttttgtatcacATACCTTAAatgctttatattttattaaaagaaatacataatATATGTTTAATCAATACATATAAAACAGATTGTGATTCAAATCTTAACATCACTAATGTTATCTAAATTGAGCAATAATGCTGTGAACATCTTAGGCCAGTCGAAACTTGatcaaatcaaatatttttttccctctcctcCTGTTGGAGTTACACATTTCCTGTGTGCTTTCTGCTTTTTCCAGCGTATTGTGTATTTTTGATCCAAAAGACAGGACATATTGCCAGATACTGATGTTATCCAGAAAGCagtcagatttatttgtttttaattatatagggttattttttcctctttctctgaaGGTTTATAGGATTCCAGTGGTCTCACAAACTTCACAGATTTCTTGTGCTTGTTTAGTTTATATCAATACACCAAAGAAGTGCATTTCATCCTATGTGTTCTTACTGGTAATCTCTATAACTCTTATGAGCCTGCCTGCTGTGAACTCtattaatctattttttccATACACTTTTTGACCCAAAGTAGTGTTAActaggtaaaaataaaacttgaattaCTTTAGAATTTCTTCACCTTTTTATAGGTTTACATTTTCTACACTTGGTTGAAGCTGAAGCCTCTCAAAGGGGAAATGATACGTTTCATGAATGTTTTACAGTCTTTTCTGTTTGGTAGGCGAATTAcatcacaaacatttttttttaaattaacttctGATTAGTTTTTATGGTCTAAACAAACTCAtacatgttgattttaaatgcaATATGTCTTCATATGGAGGTCATCTTGAATATAAAAGCAGCTTAATTATCATATATTCACAGGGCTGTTTTGTTGTAATCAGTCATATTGTAATCAGTAATATAATCATGAAGAACATTAAAACACTGCCAGTTTTTTGCATTACATTTGCTGTTAACACTATGCATTCTTTTCTGGTAGTAAATCATAACATTGTGTCATATCAGCATCACAGACATTAAAGTAATGTCTTGCATCAAATTTAGTGTGCAGTGGAGAAAAAAGGTTTTCTACGTGGGAAAAATTCCATAATGTAAATATGTTGATGCTATTTAtgcaaagttaaataaatgggGGGGGATATGTGCTGAGGGCCATCTCTGAAACCAATAATGTTTGGAAGTTTGACAATAAATGATTGTGAAAATGCTGCTACAGTATGTAACACTGGAGCTTAAATAAAATGGAGACGAGgaatgttgtgtgtttgtgttttgtttcaggGTTAAATGAGTATTTGTTTTGATAGTCTGTTCTGAATTTTACAGATGGGAAAAATGTACTTTTAGCATCAAAATACACTCACCAAAAGGTTTACAAGTCAATGgagttttgatttaaaatgatctttgaACTATGACTATATAATCTGCCTGAGAAACAAAACTTAGACATGTTCAGtttaattctgcttttatttaaaaaaaaatcagtgactTTCAAATTGttctcaataaataaataaaaaatttaaaacactgtCTTTATACTTAAATGCTGGGAGTTGAGGAAAGTAATCAATGTGTAAGGTAACCATTCTTTTTAGATAGACCTGTTTCCAGCAGGAGCCACATGTCTCCACCAGATGGCAGTATAATATCTATAATAACTGGTGGAGGCAGAAGCGATTTGAAAACGACTGTTACTGGTTTGATCTACCGCCAAAAAATGGGTATTATTCACCCTCAGAACTCATGACATTTTGctatgttttcattatttattttacacaacatTAAGAAACTGTGTGTGAAAAGCAAGTGCACACTTGCTGTTACCATAGGAAATAAGTGTGGAAACTACTGCTGATCACATGCACTTTTGAGAAGAAGAGGTTTTGGGACATTGCTAGTCTGGtctattcaggtgtgttaacacaatcCCAAGAAATAAAGACACCAGCAGTCTTACGGAAGCAGTCgttgctgcccatcagtctGGGAAGGATTATAAGACCAGTGACAATTCTGTCTCCATCAATCtacaaaaaatattcaaaaggcAACAAACATTCAACACAGATGCCAATCTTCCCAGAAGTAGATGTCCCATCACAAAAGTCAGACTATATACTGGACTATATACAGGTTATACCGACTGTAAGGCATGGTGGTAGAGGGGTGATGAAAGTAAGAGACACTGACAACATCGTATACCAAGCAATTACTTCAAGTTATTGCTGCTAAACATGGTTCTAATGTGTAAGCCACTGAATCATGGGGATATCTTTTGCATGCATTACACCAGTGTGTTTCAAGGTAAGGTAATAGCCATAAGTAGAATGGACATAAGTTTATGACAATGTCAGGTAGAGCTTTTGACTGTAGCAGaagaaaaatcacacaaatattttagttttctttcttttagctgGATTAATCTCAAGTTTTGTAgataaaatatatgtatataataataataataataataataataataataatggattcaTGTAGTGCTTTTTAAGGTACCCAAAGTGTTCTGCATTGtctccattattcattcacagcACACTGACACATTGGTGTTGGTAGGATACATGTTTCTAGCCACAGCTGCCTACTTCTATCAGTTGTGCCTCCAAAAATGACTGTGACTTGAAAGTTATGCAGAGTTCaataaattcacatttattagcatgttgattttttttcagctcCACCAGTCCAGAAACATATCATAAATTCAAGACacttatttaattcaattcaattcagctttatttgtatagcaccaattcacaacaacatAGTGTCAGGGCACTTTACATACAATCAATTTGAGCCAATCCACTGTCATCCAATCAGTTCTCCTACAAATAATtcataatataattaataataataaataatagcctagttaagAAAACCAACAGACTTCATTGAAACTACACTTTAtttcaatcccccatcctgagtaTGTACAGGGTGACAGTAGAAAggaaaaaactcccttttaacaggaaggaaaaacctctggTAGAACCCGACTCAGGGAGGAAagccatctgcctcgaccggtttgggtggagaggacaggaaagataGAACTACAGGCACTACAACTTTtagccaggaagacctgctgagagaggagaaaTATGTTAATGATGCCAGTACTGTCACATGTTTATACATGGAAGATAatgagcagaaataaaaaaaaggaagtgtTCAATGCAGCGTGACACTTACCTCAGGAGTCCAAGACTATGGTAGTATAACAAAGGGATGCCTACCAGTAAGATATATTAAAAAGGAGTTTTAAGCCTAATCTTAAAGGTGGTGAGAGCGTCTGCCTCCCGAACCCAGCTGGAAGCTGGTTCAATAAGAAAGGGCCTGGTAGCCTTCATGTGAAAACCTGTGCACATAAAGTGTAATAGGttacatataaaaaagaaaaaagtcagtgtggatttttttttttttttctgttctgatctttttttttcttttttacaaagaTGCAAACAGTGTGGAGCTTTTTGTTCCAATGCAACATGTCGCAGGACACGTACACTTATGCTGTAACACTGAAGTGTTTAGTTTTTGCCCTCTTGCATGAGCAGGTTGTTTATCTGAAGCACAAAACGAATGCCCCTGGTCTATGTATTCAGTCCTTGTCATGCTTTTCTCTAATCATTATCATCTGCAGTAAACTAACTTACCACTTTATATCTTTATCTCAAAGATAACACTGGAAAATTACCTTTCTCTCTCAGTCTGCATGTCTCACCCACGtttctttctatttcttttacacacataaacactgtTTGCAGCAGCACAATCAATGTTATCCATCGGATAAGTAAGATGCTGTGTGGTGTATCTGCTGATGGAAGAAGAAAggcagctgctctgctgggtcCGTAACATGAGGGATCCAGTTACACGATCTGAGGAAGTTTTTCCAGCTTTCCCATGAGAAGATCATGGCTGTTTTAAACTTCCTTATCAACTCCAACAAATTTGTCAGACAGTCACGGCATATTGGAGCACTGACAATGGATGTCTTTGTGGTCAGGGTTGCTTTTCTACTCATCTGTTTGGAAgatctgcttgttttttttttagcatcatTGGCCACCTTGAAGAAAAGGACAATGGTTCTACAACCGCTCTGATCACAGTGTATTTCTGTCAGAACACAAAAACGAACCAGGAAAAGCTAACACTCAAAAACTAGCTGCTGGGTGtcaagactttttaaaaatcttttttacaagaaaattcttcattcaaatataaaaaaaggcaGCAGTGTTGTGAGATCCGCCTCACTGCTCTTCGTCATTTACCCTTCTAATCTAGTTAATCCAGGTTGTGCACAGACAGCTTTACGGACACTCCCTTAAACTGAAGATTGAACAAGATGGAAACCGACAAGCAGATGTTGTTTTAAGTCTTCTGTGTTTAGGAATCAATGTACCATGTCGCTTTGAGCCTGCGGAAGTACAGGTATGACAATGGcaagtacaataaaaacagttctCCTAACCTTCAGCTTCATCCTTCCACAAGCTCCCTTATCTGATGAGCTTGTTCATATACAGCCTGAGAGACACCGAGAGATACAGTCAGGTTTTCAGTGCCGTCATAACAGATGCTATCTGCCCTCTTCATGTCTAATTACCTGTTTATGCTGAGGGCTTAGTGAATAGTTCAGCCTCTGCCAGTGTTGATAAGAACTCACTTCAGTTTTAGGAAATCGATAAATGTCGAGAATCATGTTCGATTAAGCTTCACATGTGTGAGACATGTTACAGTATGTTtttcatgaatattttattaggttttaaaagacattaaaaaaattaacacatgaCAGCAGCAAATCGTGAACATATCACATAACTGTACAAATCACATAAAAGGTCTcataaagagaaagagagagaatagtaataaaaatattaaattaagtcaaataaaaaatggaataaGCGTTAGGCTATGTGGATACTTCTCTAATAGTTAAAAGATTAGAAATCACACATGGAATAGAGGCAATACATCCAAATCACTGAAACTCCTTTTAGGGAGATAGAGAAGTGCCATGTTACAGTATGTTTAACACTGTGTGTTTTATGAGCTGACGATGTAATGTCCTCTAACTGACTTTGCTAACATCAGTTTTTAAACTTACacttaaaaacaagaataagaaatattataatatgATCATTCTTTGTCACTTGTTGCCCAGGTTTCTGTGAGGGCAGGTACTTCATAAAGGCAGACAGATTAGTGGCATGAGAGCCCTCAAATCTCCCTCTATCAATTCCATCAGCCCTCTGCTCACACTTTGGTTATGTTACAAACATGCCCTTCTTAAATATGTAAAGCCCTAAATCATCTACAGTATGCCATCTTATCAGCCCTGTTAGTGACTGTACTCATCCAAGCTTGGCCAGGCTTCTCAAAACTGCACTCATTTCTGATGCTGCATTGCACgcacagtaccagtcaaaggtttggacacacttcCCCATCTTTGGTGTTAAGAAATTCTCCCATAAATGTCCATGCTGgaatcctcctcctccttgtttgttctttaaaagtttaaaataaaatttttttcagTATACTTACGCAGCTCATATCATAGCTTCATGTTGAAATGCACTTTTACTGTAACAACAATGGAATGTTTTTCATGAATACCTTGTAGGATCAGGTACTTTAAGAACTATACTTTAACTTTCATCATGCTCTGTGTTGTCCTTTCTCTTTGCCCGGTTGAGGCTCAGAACTCTGTGCTAGGTTCTGTTTAAACAGATGCGTTATTTGGATTCTTAAAGGCGATACGTAGCAACGACACCCAGTGTTTAATATCGGTACTGCAGtccaaataaaaagcaacagagAACGGGGGCCAAGAGGAAGAGgactgagaggaagaacaagaCAACAGAGAGATATGGGGCAAAGTGCAGGTCGAAGTGGGGGTTCGGCTATCAGAGGAAGAAGGCAGGGGAGAGGAGGTAGAGGACTGGTCAGAGATGCTGAGGAGAAGAGAGGAATCCAGGACCTCCAAAATGAGAGAAGGGTTCAGACAGAGATTTGTGATCTTTAGAAACCTTGTGCtgtatacataaataaatgactgcagCACTTTTCTAACAGACAAGATTTTCAAGTCCATGTGATTTAGAAAACTGAAATATAGATGAGCACACATCAGCGctgatgggatttttttttcaagatatattattttttcttttaaaatacaatTCAAACCTAATATGATTGATCTCTTATCTGTTTTCCCAGAGATTCATTCAACAGGTGAGTGAGGTTGACCTTCGAGCAGTGGCTGTTTTTGATGCCATGATGACACTGCAATACCAGCACATGGACTCACCATCTGTTGCACCTTGGTGTAGTTGTGGAAATTGCTGGGAGAAATGCAGTGGCCAGGATCTGGGTTGACACGTAACacttctgttgttgtgttttgttttgtggtcTTATGAAGATGCTGTACACACCTGGGTGTGTTGTTATAGTTTCACTGCCCACTAAAGGCCTGGCACATGCACTACATTTTTCTGGTCCTCTTTGCGTTTTCTCCTGCACGGACATAGTTTTCATTccgctgttgtgtaaatgcatttttttaaatgattgcgGTTCAACAGGGCCTTAGAACTAGAACTGGACCGGTGCATTTTTATAGTTACCACAGCAGGTATAATTAATATTACATAAACAGTTATGCCACAAGTGTAtagtttacataaaaaataataacagctGTTGTTCACTTACCAGCACCTCTCCTGAACTGGCTTTGCTGAAGTTGGGGCAGGTACAGAGGGAAGCAGGCCAAACTTCCTGGGGTCATCAGGGCGGAGTGATCTTCACCTGGGCATCCCTCCACCCATCAGTCTGCCTGGGAATCCTGGCCTGTAAATCCAGAATAAACCCATATGTCTTCAGTGTCTTGAGTGTTTAGAGACCGAATCATCTGGAATTCTTTTTGTACAGTCTTCTGaatctgaaataaagaaattggTTTTGCTTTCTTGTGTTTAACAAAAGATacacatcatttgcatgatgtAACACCAAATTTGAATCACATCCTTGAATTACAAAGGGCAAAGATAATCTGACCATACAGTCATAAATTAGCATCAGTGAGCATAGCTTTGAAAGAAACTGAATAACCAAGATGTTGGATTCAACCTGTTTAAAAGGAATAGGAGGAATCAGCATAAGAAACTGTTCTGCAGTGGTTGTTAATGGCTCTTGTGATAGTTGTAGTCCAGAGCTACCAGCAGGGTTCTGGCCTAAAAAGCAGGTAAATGAACGGTGCTTACTGGCATACATCAGGAGGTTAAAAAGTTAAATCCTTTatttcacaggaaaaaaaaagtttacccAAAGTTCAAGTACTTATAAACTTTATTATGCCACATTTTTCCCCAATAATGTTCTTCAGCACTTAATGTGCAGAAAGAACCTCTTAGCAGCCACTACTTTGTCCTATTATATTCCATGTCAGCATACCAGCAGCTCCCAAGCACCCACCTGTGTTCATCTATGACATGGTGACCAAGTCCTAGCCACAGTTCCctgaaaaaacatgaatatgaCACAAAAAattttcaaaaacacatttgtggGAAACTGGCAAATGTAGTCATACCAAACATCAGAGAGCTAGATATACATTTGACGAGTATACGTTAGCATATAGAAACTATACTGATTAATGAATACCACACAgctcttgtttttttccacttccagtctaaatgatgaaaaatttaATGGTAGTTTCATAAGTTCAGGAGGCCAAACACACTTTTTACTTGactaattaggcccgagcaccgaaggcggtgcgaaggcctattgtaatgcaagcgtttattattatttttattt containing:
- the slc25a37 gene encoding mitoferrin-1 — translated: MELNSGRAVATLEMSQIKSKDDEDPNSDDDYESLPPHVSVTTHMTAGAVAGILEHTVMYPVDSVKTRMQSLQPDPNAQYKSVYEALKRIVKTEGVFRPLRGLNITMMGAGPAHALYFACYERVKRSLSDIIQSGGNSHIANGVAGSIATVLHDAVMNPAEVIKQRMQMYNSPYRGLLDCVRTITHTEGVGAFYRSYSTQLTMNIPFQAVHFITYELMQEQINPHRHYNPSSHIVSGAAAGAVSAAVTTPLDVCKTLLNTQENVALNSMNISGHLTGMANAFRTVYRLGGLPAFFKGVQARVIYQMPSTAIAWSVYEFFKYFLTKQQLEQEAGSGPL